In Streptomyces hawaiiensis, one genomic interval encodes:
- the cimA gene encoding citramalate synthase yields the protein MTETSELDDSFHVFDTTLRDGAQREGINLTVADKLAIARHLDDFGVGFIEGGWPGANPRDTEFFARAQQEIDFRHAQLVAFGSTRRAGTTAAQDPQVRALLESGAPVITLVAKSHDRHVELALRTTLDENLAMVRDTVSFLKEQGRRVFIDCEHFFDGYRANPEYAKAVVRTASEAGADVVVLCDTNGGMLPAQIQAVVSTVLADTGARLGIHAQDDTGCAVANTLAAVDAGATHVQCTANGYGERVGNANLFPVVAALELKYGKKVLPEGRLREMTRISHAIAEVVNLTPSTHQPYVGLSAFAHKAGLHASAIKVDPDLYQHIDPEQVGNTMRMLVSDMAGRASIELKGKELGVDLGGDRELVGRVVERVKERELRGYTYEAADASFELLLRAEVQGKPLRYFEVESWRAIVEDRPDGSHANEATVKLWAKGERIVATAEGNGPVNALDRSLRVGLEKIYPQLAKLELVDYKVRILEGKHGSNSTTRVLISTSDGTGEWSTVGVADNVIAASWQALEDAYTYGLLRAGVAPAE from the coding sequence ATGACCGAAACCAGCGAGCTCGACGATTCGTTCCACGTCTTCGACACCACCCTGCGCGACGGCGCCCAGCGGGAGGGCATCAACCTCACGGTCGCGGACAAGCTGGCCATCGCGCGGCACCTGGACGACTTCGGCGTGGGCTTCATCGAGGGCGGCTGGCCGGGCGCGAACCCGCGGGACACCGAGTTCTTCGCCCGCGCCCAGCAGGAGATCGACTTCCGGCACGCCCAGCTCGTCGCGTTCGGCTCCACCCGCCGCGCCGGAACCACCGCCGCCCAGGACCCGCAGGTCAGGGCGCTCCTGGAGTCCGGCGCGCCGGTGATCACGCTGGTCGCCAAGTCGCACGACCGCCATGTCGAGCTCGCCCTGCGCACCACCCTGGACGAGAACCTGGCGATGGTCCGCGACACCGTGTCCTTCCTCAAGGAGCAGGGCCGCCGGGTCTTCATCGACTGCGAGCACTTCTTCGACGGCTACCGCGCCAACCCCGAATACGCCAAGGCGGTCGTCCGTACGGCCTCGGAGGCCGGTGCGGACGTCGTCGTCCTGTGCGACACCAACGGCGGCATGCTCCCGGCCCAGATCCAGGCCGTCGTCTCCACGGTCCTCGCGGACACCGGCGCCCGGCTCGGCATCCACGCCCAGGACGACACGGGCTGCGCGGTCGCCAACACCCTGGCCGCCGTCGACGCGGGCGCGACCCACGTCCAGTGCACGGCCAACGGCTACGGCGAGCGCGTCGGCAACGCCAACCTGTTCCCGGTCGTGGCGGCCCTGGAGCTGAAGTACGGCAAGAAGGTCCTGCCCGAGGGGCGCCTGCGCGAGATGACCCGCATCTCGCACGCCATCGCCGAGGTCGTCAACCTCACCCCCTCCACGCACCAGCCCTACGTCGGCCTCTCCGCCTTCGCCCACAAGGCCGGCCTGCACGCCTCGGCCATCAAGGTCGACCCGGACCTGTACCAGCACATCGACCCCGAGCAGGTCGGCAACACCATGCGGATGCTGGTCTCCGACATGGCCGGGCGTGCCTCCATCGAGCTCAAGGGCAAGGAACTCGGCGTCGACCTCGGCGGCGACCGGGAGCTGGTCGGCCGGGTCGTCGAGCGGGTGAAGGAGCGCGAGCTCAGGGGCTACACGTACGAGGCGGCCGACGCGAGCTTCGAACTCCTCCTGCGCGCCGAGGTCCAGGGCAAGCCGCTGCGGTACTTCGAGGTCGAGTCCTGGCGCGCCATCGTGGAGGACCGGCCCGACGGCTCCCACGCCAACGAGGCCACGGTCAAGCTGTGGGCCAAGGGCGAGCGCATCGTCGCCACGGCCGAGGGCAACGGCCCGGTCAACGCCCTGGACCGGTCCCTGCGCGTGGGCCTGGAGAAGATCTACCCCCAGCTCGCCAAGCTGGAACTGGTGGACTACAAGGTCCGCATCCTGGAGGGCAAGCACGGCTCCAACTCCACGACCCGTGTGCTGATCTCCACGTCCGACGGCACCGGCGAGTGGTCGACGGTCGGCGTCGCCGACAACGTCATCGCCGCGAGCTGGCAGGCCCTGGAGGACGCCTACACCTACGGGCTGCTGCGCGCGGGGGTCGCTCCGGCGGAGTAG